The following are encoded together in the Planococcus antarcticus DSM 14505 genome:
- a CDS encoding PBP1A family penicillin-binding protein: MSDKQISREERRKAIERQKKTNNKKKKKSPAVTWIKRIVLAIVAIGIAGFVFGASLFVFYASSAPEIDEELLRDPISPTFYAADGETEIPYITAENREYVNYEDIPKSMEAAILATEDNRFYEHSGIDVIRLGGAVIANITGGFGSQGASTITQQVIKNSFLTNDKTLKRKAQEAYLAFKLEQEYEKEEIFEMYFNKILMSGNIYGFGTASEYFYGKPLSELTLSETALLAGMPQSPNGYNPFKNPERAEERRNVVLSLMDQHEKISTEEKEQAQAVPVADSLVPEGERQQQTPNVEYTVFMEMVEDELEALEGDYSLDEGLTIYTTLEPYVQTKVNEAMASDLFFDDTVQSAMTVVDTKTGGISAVGAAREYTGDVRHNYATAKDRAVGSTIKPLLDYGPAIEYLDWSTGQTVVDEPYSYEDNDQEIRNVDGEFLGTMTIREALYRSRNIPAVKTLQEVDTENAGEFMSKIGLNMENIYESTALGAANFSTVEMAGAYATFGNQGEFNKPHTIKKIVFRDGSTEQVVAPEPVQAMKDSTAFMVTDMLRDVVDLNVPGATGKEVAINGLDMAGKTGTTNYSAEKLEEFGLDSSSALDVWFAGYTTDYSISVWSGYPDRKTPIDTASNERLLSQRLFKNVMSEISSPETARFEQPESVTEQVVEVGSEPLKLASAFTPYSLRSSELFARGTEPNSVSQRYIVEDLDTPTRLRATVEGDSAELSWNYSDNDVSFEVSVEVDGSRTVLNTSSSQSYTFNGLEEGKSYTFRVVAVNSTQRSDPASTVVEVAAAPEEPEEEPAEEPVEEEPVEEEPVEEEPVEEEPVEEEPVEEEPVEEEPVEEEPVEEEPVEEEPAEDAPIDVPEDPTEEEENVTPSVNSSGKSNRNENDDGNSSNDNGQNGDSINEDNN, from the coding sequence TTGAGCGATAAGCAAATTTCGCGTGAAGAACGCCGCAAAGCAATTGAACGACAAAAGAAAACCAATAATAAAAAGAAAAAGAAATCTCCTGCAGTAACCTGGATAAAACGCATCGTACTAGCTATTGTGGCCATTGGTATAGCAGGTTTTGTTTTCGGAGCTTCCCTGTTTGTATTTTATGCGAGCAGCGCACCGGAGATTGACGAAGAACTGCTACGTGATCCAATCAGTCCAACTTTCTATGCAGCGGATGGCGAGACGGAAATCCCCTATATCACCGCAGAGAACCGTGAGTATGTAAATTACGAAGACATTCCGAAATCGATGGAAGCTGCTATTTTAGCAACCGAAGATAACCGTTTTTATGAACACTCCGGAATCGATGTTATTCGACTGGGTGGTGCTGTCATCGCTAATATCACAGGTGGCTTCGGCTCTCAAGGAGCGAGTACCATCACCCAGCAGGTCATCAAAAATTCTTTTTTAACTAATGACAAGACCTTAAAAAGAAAAGCTCAGGAAGCATACCTCGCGTTCAAGTTGGAGCAGGAATACGAAAAAGAAGAAATATTCGAAATGTACTTCAATAAAATCTTAATGTCCGGTAATATTTACGGCTTTGGGACAGCCTCAGAATATTTCTATGGCAAACCGTTGAGTGAGCTGACTCTTTCTGAAACAGCCTTGCTTGCAGGAATGCCGCAAAGCCCGAATGGCTACAACCCATTCAAAAATCCTGAACGTGCTGAAGAACGACGCAATGTTGTCTTAAGCCTGATGGATCAGCACGAAAAAATCAGCACAGAAGAAAAAGAGCAAGCACAAGCAGTTCCTGTTGCCGATTCATTAGTGCCTGAAGGCGAACGCCAACAGCAAACACCGAATGTTGAATATACGGTATTCATGGAAATGGTTGAAGACGAACTCGAAGCGTTGGAAGGCGATTACTCGTTGGATGAAGGCTTGACAATCTACACCACATTGGAACCTTATGTCCAAACAAAAGTAAATGAAGCCATGGCTTCTGATTTATTTTTCGATGACACTGTCCAATCTGCTATGACCGTCGTAGACACCAAAACTGGCGGAATTAGCGCGGTTGGTGCGGCACGTGAATATACCGGCGATGTCCGTCATAATTATGCAACAGCTAAAGACCGCGCTGTCGGATCAACCATTAAACCATTATTGGATTATGGACCCGCCATCGAATACTTGGATTGGTCCACTGGCCAGACAGTGGTGGATGAACCATATTCCTATGAAGATAACGACCAGGAAATTCGCAATGTCGATGGGGAATTCCTTGGGACTATGACCATCCGCGAAGCGCTTTATCGGTCACGCAACATTCCTGCTGTTAAGACTCTGCAGGAAGTCGATACAGAAAATGCAGGCGAATTCATGAGCAAGATTGGCCTTAATATGGAAAACATTTATGAATCTACAGCTTTAGGAGCTGCTAATTTTTCTACTGTTGAAATGGCAGGTGCCTATGCGACCTTTGGAAATCAAGGTGAATTTAACAAACCGCATACTATTAAAAAGATTGTTTTTCGAGACGGTTCTACTGAACAAGTTGTAGCACCTGAACCGGTTCAGGCAATGAAGGACAGTACGGCGTTCATGGTCACTGATATGTTAAGAGATGTTGTAGACTTAAATGTCCCTGGCGCTACCGGTAAAGAAGTCGCCATCAATGGACTTGACATGGCTGGAAAAACCGGTACTACCAATTACTCCGCTGAAAAACTTGAAGAATTTGGACTAGACTCGAGCTCTGCGCTAGATGTATGGTTTGCGGGTTATACAACAGACTACTCCATTTCAGTTTGGAGCGGTTACCCTGACCGTAAAACACCAATTGACACAGCATCTAATGAACGTCTGTTATCTCAACGTTTGTTCAAAAATGTCATGTCAGAGATTTCATCTCCTGAAACAGCACGTTTTGAACAGCCAGAGTCCGTAACTGAACAAGTCGTTGAAGTGGGCTCTGAACCATTAAAACTGGCCAGCGCCTTTACGCCATACAGCTTGAGAAGTTCTGAACTGTTTGCACGTGGCACGGAACCGAATTCAGTATCACAACGCTATATTGTAGAAGACTTGGATACACCAACCAGATTGCGCGCAACTGTTGAAGGCGATTCAGCTGAGTTATCCTGGAACTATAGTGATAATGATGTGTCGTTTGAAGTGTCCGTAGAAGTTGATGGATCTCGCACTGTACTTAATACCTCTTCAAGCCAGTCTTATACTTTTAACGGACTGGAAGAAGGAAAGAGCTATACTTTCCGCGTTGTGGCTGTTAACAGCACGCAGCGAAGTGATCCAGCTTCGACTGTAGTAGAAGTTGCTGCAGCTCCCGAGGAACCTGAAGAAGAACCGGCTGAAGAGCCAGTTGAAGAAGAACCGGTTGAAGAAGAACCCGTTGAAGAAGAGCCAGTTGAAGAAGAGCCAGTTGAAGAAGAGCCAGTTGAAGAAGAGCCAGTTGAAGAAGAACCGGTTGAAGAAGAACCCGTTGAAGAAGAGCCAGTTGAAGAAGAACCGGCTGAAGATGCGCCGATTGACGTACCGGAAGATCCAACTGAAGAAGAAGAAAATGTAACCCCTTCTGTCAATAGCAGCGGCAAGTCGAATAGAAATGAAAATGATGATGGTAATAGCAGCAATGACAATGGCCAAAATGGCGATAGCATCAACGAAGATAACAACTAA
- a CDS encoding YpoC family protein — MKLSQKLTKEQLDPHFLKWDRIAVDLAKLHSQRDKRAKDAIQEGLKVYTHLLAHCRDALKDEEFEPLNGSERLSFVEDSAGTYAAYRQLDKLFAELKKTIARKRIELKRLTK, encoded by the coding sequence GTGAAATTGTCACAGAAGTTAACTAAAGAACAGCTTGATCCGCATTTTTTGAAATGGGATAGAATTGCGGTAGATTTGGCTAAGCTTCACAGCCAGCGGGATAAAAGGGCGAAAGATGCCATTCAGGAAGGTCTTAAAGTGTATACTCACTTATTGGCTCATTGTCGCGATGCGTTGAAGGATGAAGAATTCGAGCCGTTAAATGGTTCAGAGCGCCTGTCGTTTGTCGAAGATTCTGCTGGTACGTATGCTGCTTACCGTCAGTTGGATAAGCTGTTCGCGGAACTGAAAAAAACCATTGCGAGAAAGCGAATCGAACTCAAACGTTTAACCAAATAG
- a CDS encoding DnaD domain-containing protein — MIQPNRLQTWIEHGNVNISQLFFQFYKELKITDEEAMLLMHIQAFQQTGNQFPTPDEIGARMMTSQKSVTTMLQKLMQQGYLAIEQTTENDVLTEIISLQPLWDRLLDCVFKEQHEVKENSQKELEGEIFQLFEQEFGRFLSPMEIETISMWMDQDGHTPEVIRMALKEAVISQKISLRYVDRILFEWKKKNITTSTQVTKHASSFREKNIRIQPTENVAKKVQFYNWLEDRN, encoded by the coding sequence ATGATACAACCTAATCGACTGCAAACATGGATCGAGCATGGGAATGTTAACATTTCCCAGCTTTTTTTTCAGTTTTACAAAGAACTGAAGATTACAGATGAAGAAGCCATGCTACTCATGCACATCCAAGCATTTCAACAAACCGGAAACCAGTTTCCAACGCCTGATGAAATTGGTGCACGCATGATGACTTCGCAAAAAAGTGTAACAACCATGCTTCAAAAATTGATGCAGCAAGGATATTTAGCCATTGAACAAACGACTGAAAATGATGTCCTGACAGAAATCATTTCGCTTCAGCCTTTATGGGATCGATTGTTAGACTGTGTATTTAAAGAGCAGCATGAAGTGAAGGAAAACAGCCAAAAGGAGTTGGAAGGGGAAATCTTCCAATTGTTCGAACAGGAATTTGGACGATTCCTATCTCCAATGGAAATTGAGACTATTTCGATGTGGATGGACCAGGACGGCCATACACCGGAAGTAATTCGGATGGCGCTGAAAGAAGCGGTTATTTCGCAAAAAATCAGCCTGCGTTATGTGGATCGGATCCTATTCGAATGGAAAAAGAAGAACATAACAACCTCTACTCAGGTAACTAAACACGCAAGCTCTTTCAGAGAGAAAAATATTCGGATTCAGCCGACAGAGAACGTTGCGAAAAAAGTTCAGTTTTACAATTGGCTGGAAGACCGCAATTAG
- the asnS gene encoding asparagine--tRNA ligase, with the protein MKKITIAEMAKYNGQTVKLGAWIANKRSSGKIAFLQLRDGSGFVQGVVVKAEVGDEIFAAAKALTQETSLYVTGQVKEDERSAFGYELAVTNIEVIQEAKDFPITPKEHGTEFLMDNRHLWLRSRRQHAIMKIRNEIIRATYEFFNENGFVKVDPPILTGSSPEGTSELFATKYFEEDAYLSQSGQLYMEAAAMALGKVFSFGPTFRAEKSKTRRHLIEFWMIEPEMAFVEHAESLEVQEQYVSHVVQSVLNNCKLELERLERDVSKLEKIKAPFPRVSYDDAIIWLNENGFNDIKWGEDFGAPHETALAESYDMPIFITNYPIGIKPFYMQPHPERDDVVLCADMIAPEGYGEIIGGSERIHDYDLMKQRIQEHGLDEDAYAWYLDLSKYGAVPHSGFGLGLERTVAWISGVEHVRESIPFPRLLNRLYP; encoded by the coding sequence ATGAAAAAAATTACCATTGCCGAAATGGCTAAATATAATGGACAAACAGTTAAATTAGGAGCTTGGATCGCCAATAAGCGTTCAAGTGGAAAAATTGCGTTCTTGCAATTGCGCGACGGTTCTGGTTTCGTACAGGGCGTTGTCGTAAAAGCTGAAGTCGGTGACGAAATTTTTGCAGCAGCGAAAGCGTTGACGCAGGAAACTTCTCTTTATGTAACAGGACAAGTAAAAGAAGATGAGCGTTCTGCATTTGGTTACGAGCTGGCTGTAACAAACATCGAAGTGATCCAAGAAGCAAAGGATTTCCCAATTACACCAAAAGAGCATGGCACGGAATTCCTGATGGATAACCGTCATCTATGGCTGCGTTCACGCAGACAGCATGCCATCATGAAAATCCGCAACGAAATCATTCGTGCAACTTATGAGTTTTTCAATGAAAATGGATTTGTAAAAGTAGATCCCCCAATTTTGACGGGGTCGTCTCCAGAAGGGACATCCGAATTGTTCGCAACGAAATATTTTGAAGAAGACGCATATTTGTCGCAGTCGGGCCAGCTCTACATGGAAGCTGCTGCAATGGCGCTCGGAAAAGTATTTTCGTTCGGTCCGACTTTTCGTGCAGAAAAATCCAAAACACGCCGCCATCTCATCGAATTTTGGATGATTGAACCTGAAATGGCATTTGTAGAGCATGCAGAAAGCCTAGAAGTGCAGGAGCAATATGTTTCCCATGTTGTCCAGTCCGTATTGAACAACTGCAAATTAGAATTGGAGCGTTTGGAGAGAGACGTATCGAAACTTGAAAAAATAAAAGCACCGTTTCCGCGCGTTTCCTATGATGACGCTATTATATGGCTCAATGAAAATGGCTTTAATGATATCAAATGGGGAGAAGATTTTGGTGCGCCGCATGAAACGGCATTGGCAGAAAGTTATGATATGCCAATTTTCATCACTAATTATCCAATCGGCATCAAACCGTTCTATATGCAGCCGCACCCGGAACGCGACGATGTCGTGCTGTGTGCAGATATGATCGCACCCGAAGGCTACGGAGAAATCATCGGTGGATCTGAGCGGATCCATGATTATGACTTGATGAAACAACGGATTCAAGAACATGGTTTAGATGAAGACGCCTACGCCTGGTATTTAGATCTAAGCAAATACGGAGCAGTTCCACATTCCGGATTCGGCTTGGGACTTGAACGGACGGTCGCATGGATCAGTGGCGTTGAACACGTCAGAGAGTCAATTCCGTTCCCTCGTCTATTAAACAGGTTATACCCTTAA
- a CDS encoding DEAD/DEAH box helicase, translating into MIKRKTLPALMEEWKTEPDMMERIVHWHTRQEKSAQYAEFPPEMHSSLKAALRKKGIEQVYTHQREAFDLATAGNSFTAVTPTASGKSYCYHLPVLHKILNDPGARALYLFPTKALAQDQKSDLHDLIEKTEEAILSYTYDGDTSPAIRTKVRKAGQIVMTNPDMLHSAILPHHTKWVSLFENLHYIVIDELHTYKGIFGTHVAHVIRRLKRICKFYGSNPVFICTSATIANPKELAENLTNSSHKLIDQNGAPSGKKHIVFYNPPIIHPTFGVRRSAVLEVRDLATHLIKNGIQTIVFAKSRVRVEMLVTYLQAITKMKLQDDSIKGYRGGYLPTERRAIEKGLRDGSIKCVVSTNALELGVDIGQLQACIMTGYPGNIASAWQQAGRAGRRQDESLVIYVAQSTALDQYIINHPEYLLDQSPEEARIHPENIIILMDHLKCASFELPFRIDDQYGEFEVQELLEYLQEEGVLVRTSDRWHWMSDRFPAHDISLRSASQENVVIIDQSVPADTRVIGEMDRFSAMTLLHEEAIYLHQGTQFQVEILDWEEKKAYVREVDVDYFTDANLAVELKVMSEDKDKKMNGSEVFYGDIAVLAMPTIFKKIRFDSHDNIGSGPISLPAEELHTSSTWLSFTKPEDFSEAELSDTMTGAAYAIESFIPIFVQCDRRDVHVVPQVKSPHNDMPSFFIHDSYPGGIGISERIYDLWQPLLDKAQQHVSECPCLDGCPSCIGAQDAAVSMKSHVIRMLDELRKEE; encoded by the coding sequence ATGATTAAGCGAAAAACTTTGCCAGCATTAATGGAAGAATGGAAAACAGAACCGGACATGATGGAACGGATCGTTCATTGGCACACGAGACAAGAAAAATCTGCACAATATGCCGAGTTTCCTCCGGAAATGCACAGCAGCCTAAAGGCAGCTTTACGAAAAAAAGGTATTGAGCAAGTGTATACCCATCAGCGCGAAGCGTTCGATTTGGCGACAGCTGGAAATTCCTTTACGGCAGTTACGCCGACAGCATCGGGCAAGTCTTATTGCTATCACTTGCCAGTGTTGCACAAGATTTTAAATGATCCCGGTGCACGTGCCTTGTACTTATTTCCAACAAAAGCATTAGCGCAAGATCAGAAAAGCGATTTGCATGATTTGATTGAAAAAACGGAAGAAGCCATTTTGTCATATACTTACGACGGGGACACTTCACCCGCAATACGTACAAAGGTACGCAAAGCGGGACAGATTGTCATGACCAACCCGGACATGCTGCATTCCGCCATCTTGCCGCATCATACAAAATGGGTCTCACTTTTTGAGAACCTTCATTACATTGTCATCGATGAACTGCATACTTATAAAGGGATATTTGGTACACATGTAGCGCATGTCATTCGCAGGCTGAAACGAATTTGTAAGTTTTATGGAAGCAATCCGGTCTTTATTTGCACATCCGCTACGATTGCCAATCCTAAAGAGCTAGCAGAAAATCTGACGAACAGTTCACATAAGCTAATTGATCAAAATGGTGCACCTTCCGGCAAAAAGCATATCGTTTTTTACAATCCGCCGATTATCCATCCGACTTTCGGCGTCCGCAGAAGCGCCGTACTGGAAGTCCGCGACCTTGCCACTCACTTGATAAAAAACGGCATCCAGACAATCGTGTTTGCCAAAAGCCGTGTCCGTGTCGAAATGTTGGTGACCTATTTGCAGGCGATCACCAAGATGAAGCTGCAAGATGACTCGATCAAAGGTTATCGCGGAGGTTATTTGCCGACAGAGCGGCGAGCTATCGAAAAAGGATTGCGCGACGGCTCGATCAAATGCGTGGTGTCCACTAATGCCCTGGAACTTGGTGTTGATATCGGCCAACTTCAGGCGTGCATCATGACGGGGTATCCCGGTAATATTGCTAGCGCCTGGCAACAGGCAGGACGTGCAGGGCGACGTCAGGATGAATCCTTGGTTATTTATGTGGCCCAATCCACTGCGCTCGACCAATACATTATCAATCATCCGGAATATTTGCTGGACCAGTCGCCAGAAGAAGCGCGCATCCATCCGGAAAACATCATCATTCTGATGGACCACTTAAAATGTGCTTCTTTTGAACTGCCATTTCGGATTGATGATCAATACGGGGAATTTGAAGTCCAGGAACTGCTTGAGTATCTTCAGGAAGAAGGCGTACTCGTTCGCACGTCAGATCGTTGGCATTGGATGAGCGACCGTTTTCCGGCACACGATATATCTCTGCGCTCCGCTTCACAAGAAAATGTCGTAATCATCGACCAGTCTGTTCCTGCGGATACGCGCGTAATTGGAGAAATGGACCGCTTTAGTGCCATGACCTTATTGCACGAAGAAGCAATTTACCTGCATCAGGGCACACAGTTTCAAGTAGAAATTCTAGACTGGGAAGAAAAGAAAGCTTATGTCAGAGAAGTCGATGTTGATTATTTCACGGATGCCAATCTAGCGGTGGAATTAAAAGTGATGAGTGAAGACAAAGACAAGAAAATGAACGGCTCGGAAGTTTTCTATGGCGATATCGCTGTCCTCGCGATGCCAACTATATTCAAGAAAATCCGTTTTGATTCGCATGACAATATCGGCTCTGGTCCGATTTCGCTGCCAGCAGAAGAGCTTCATACTTCGTCCACTTGGTTGAGTTTTACGAAACCAGAAGATTTTTCGGAGGCGGAATTGTCAGACACAATGACCGGGGCAGCCTATGCTATCGAGTCATTCATTCCAATATTCGTTCAATGTGACCGTCGGGATGTCCATGTCGTGCCTCAAGTGAAATCTCCACACAACGACATGCCGTCTTTTTTCATACACGATTCTTACCCAGGTGGCATTGGCATCAGCGAACGGATCTACGACCTATGGCAGCCTTTGCTTGATAAAGCGCAGCAACACGTCTCCGAGTGTCCGTGCCTTGACGGGTGCCCATCATGTATTGGTGCACAAGATGCCGCTGTCAGCATGAAGAGCCATGTTATTCGGATGTTGGATGAGCTTCGTAAAGAGGAGTGA
- a CDS encoding pyridoxal phosphate-dependent aminotransferase: protein MINLANRVKNLTPSTTLAITAKANELKAQGVDVIGLGAGEPDYNTPANILEAAYQSMKEGKTKYTPAGGLPALKEAIIHKLQRDQQLSYQPNEVMVGVGAKHVLYTLFQVLLNEGDEVIIPIPYWVSYPEQVKLAQGVPVYIEATSSQDYKITPQQLREAVTDRTKAVIINSPSNPTGMIYSKEELEALAQVSREFDILVVSDEIYEKLIYGDVEHTSIATLSEDAKKRTIVINGVSKSHSMTGWRIGYAAGDAKLIKAMTDLASHSTSNPTTTSQYAAIEAYNGPQDTVEEMRRAFEGRLDVIFPKLQAIPGFKVLRPQGAFYLLPDVSEAAEKTGYSSVDDFVTALLTEANVAVIPGSGFGAHSTIRLSYATSLETLTTAVERIHQFVSSKWKD from the coding sequence TTGATCAATTTAGCAAATCGTGTAAAAAATTTAACACCTTCTACAACTTTGGCAATCACTGCAAAAGCGAACGAATTGAAAGCACAAGGAGTGGACGTCATCGGTTTGGGAGCCGGGGAACCGGACTACAACACACCGGCAAACATCCTCGAAGCCGCCTACCAGTCAATGAAAGAAGGCAAGACTAAATATACGCCAGCAGGTGGACTGCCGGCATTGAAAGAAGCCATCATCCATAAACTTCAAAGAGATCAGCAGTTGAGCTATCAGCCGAATGAGGTTATGGTCGGCGTCGGTGCGAAGCATGTACTATATACCTTATTCCAAGTATTGTTGAATGAAGGCGATGAAGTGATTATCCCGATTCCGTATTGGGTCAGTTATCCGGAACAGGTGAAACTGGCACAGGGCGTTCCTGTATACATAGAAGCGACTTCCAGCCAGGACTACAAAATCACGCCTCAGCAATTGAGAGAAGCTGTGACAGACCGGACAAAAGCTGTCATCATCAACTCGCCGAGCAACCCGACAGGCATGATTTATTCAAAAGAGGAATTGGAGGCACTGGCGCAGGTCAGCCGCGAGTTTGATATTTTAGTCGTCTCGGATGAAATTTATGAAAAATTAATCTATGGGGATGTTGAACATACTTCAATCGCTACTCTTTCGGAAGATGCAAAAAAACGCACAATTGTGATCAATGGTGTTTCAAAATCCCACTCGATGACTGGATGGCGTATCGGCTATGCAGCTGGCGACGCCAAACTGATCAAAGCTATGACAGACTTGGCAAGCCATTCTACGTCGAATCCGACAACCACATCGCAATATGCGGCGATTGAAGCCTATAACGGGCCACAGGACACAGTAGAGGAAATGCGTCGGGCATTTGAAGGGCGCTTAGATGTTATTTTCCCGAAACTCCAGGCAATTCCAGGTTTCAAAGTACTACGGCCACAAGGTGCGTTTTATCTGTTGCCAGATGTTTCAGAAGCAGCAGAAAAAACGGGTTACTCGTCAGTTGATGATTTCGTGACGGCTTTATTGACAGAAGCGAACGTAGCGGTCATCCCGGGTTCAGGATTTGGCGCACATTCGACAATCCGCTTGTCCTATGCCACGTCGCTTGAAACGTTGACCACAGCTGTAGAACGGATCCATCAATTCGTGTCATCAAAATGGAAAGACTAA
- the recU gene encoding Holliday junction resolvase RecU, producing MAINYPNGKKFSPSKNQPVKGQSTSKKKKDFSFSNRGKTLEDELNETNDYYLQLGLAVIHKKPVPLQIVKVEYPSRSAAVIREAYFQAPSTTDYNGVWNGRYIDFEAKETESKTSFPLKNIHDHQIHHMSQVVKQKGMAFMIIRFSSCQRYFIMPYGELEVFWNRMITGGRKSVTLQEIEETSFEIATGAFPRIDYLPLLSKL from the coding sequence ATGGCAATCAATTACCCGAACGGAAAAAAATTCAGTCCTTCAAAAAATCAGCCTGTCAAAGGACAGTCAACTTCAAAAAAAAAGAAGGATTTTTCCTTCAGTAACCGCGGCAAGACATTGGAAGACGAATTGAACGAAACCAATGATTATTACCTTCAGCTGGGATTGGCTGTCATCCACAAGAAGCCGGTACCTCTTCAAATTGTCAAAGTAGAATATCCTTCCAGAAGTGCTGCTGTAATTCGGGAAGCTTATTTCCAGGCCCCATCTACGACAGATTATAACGGCGTTTGGAATGGCCGTTACATCGACTTTGAAGCAAAAGAAACAGAAAGCAAAACCTCATTCCCGCTGAAGAATATTCACGATCATCAGATTCACCACATGTCCCAAGTGGTCAAGCAAAAAGGGATGGCGTTCATGATCATCCGATTTTCTTCTTGCCAGCGGTATTTCATCATGCCTTATGGAGAACTTGAAGTGTTTTGGAACCGAATGATCACAGGCGGAAGAAAGTCGGTTACTTTGCAGGAAATTGAAGAAACTTCATTTGAAATAGCAACTGGAGCATTTCCCCGCATCGATTATTTACCTCTTCTGAGCAAGCTTTAA
- a CDS encoding cell wall elongation regulator TseB-like domain-containing protein: MRQWITFILGFLSFLAVAIIILVLYVGNKPYSETEDQAIDRAKSEQLIEEVERSYVYTNTAASVTVLGTNSKGELTAVFVPKGDGEMQTTPLEDKITAQQAREIALSEMDVKEILHTKLGLESDGPVWEIAFLNKEDSLNYVYLSANDGTWWKRILNL, translated from the coding sequence ATGAGACAATGGATTACATTCATACTCGGTTTTTTATCTTTTTTGGCAGTTGCTATCATTATTCTGGTTTTGTATGTTGGCAATAAACCTTACTCGGAAACCGAAGACCAAGCAATTGATCGTGCGAAAAGCGAGCAGCTGATCGAAGAGGTGGAACGGTCTTACGTCTATACCAACACCGCGGCTTCCGTAACAGTGCTTGGAACAAACAGCAAAGGTGAATTAACTGCAGTTTTTGTTCCGAAAGGTGACGGTGAGATGCAGACAACTCCGTTGGAAGACAAAATAACTGCACAACAGGCACGTGAAATTGCTCTTTCTGAAATGGACGTTAAAGAAATTCTTCATACTAAACTTGGTTTGGAAAGTGATGGTCCGGTATGGGAAATTGCATTTCTAAATAAAGAAGACAGTTTAAATTATGTCTATTTGTCAGCGAATGACGGTACTTGGTGGAAACGCATATTGAATTTGTGA
- the nth gene encoding endonuclease III, whose translation MMSKKEWLVCLEEMDLMFPNAHCELVHRNPFDLLIATLLSAQCTDKLVNRVTADLFRKYHTPEDYVSVSLEELQQDIRSIGLFRNKAKNIQALSRILIDEQGGIVPADRDLLMTLPGVGRKTANVVVSVAFGIPALAVDTHVERVAKRLGLNRWKDNPLQVEETIMKKTPADDWSKTHHQIIFFGRYHCKSQKPGCHICPLFDRCREGQKRQKKGLIKREIVTEVN comes from the coding sequence ATGATGTCTAAAAAAGAATGGCTTGTCTGTCTCGAAGAGATGGACTTGATGTTTCCCAACGCTCATTGTGAATTGGTACACCGCAATCCGTTTGATTTATTGATTGCGACGCTCCTATCCGCACAATGTACAGACAAGCTGGTGAACAGGGTGACCGCTGATTTATTCCGTAAATACCATACGCCCGAGGATTATGTGTCGGTTTCTTTGGAGGAATTGCAGCAGGATATTCGCTCAATCGGTTTGTTTCGCAATAAAGCGAAAAACATCCAGGCGCTTAGCCGAATCCTGATCGATGAACAAGGCGGCATCGTACCGGCTGACCGCGACCTCCTGATGACGCTGCCGGGAGTTGGACGTAAAACGGCAAATGTAGTAGTTTCAGTGGCTTTTGGAATTCCAGCTCTGGCAGTGGATACCCATGTAGAACGCGTCGCTAAACGTCTGGGTTTGAATCGATGGAAAGATAATCCGCTTCAAGTGGAAGAAACCATCATGAAAAAAACACCGGCAGACGACTGGTCGAAAACGCATCACCAAATCATCTTTTTTGGCCGCTATCACTGCAAATCACAGAAACCTGGATGCCACATCTGCCCATTGTTTGATCGATGCCGGGAAGGGCAGAAGCGACAGAAAAAAGGACTCATCAAACGTGAAATTGTCACAGAAGTTAACTAA
- a CDS encoding YppE family protein: MTVRELSSALYDECGKCLDRFYEMRETDAVPDFYEDVKPYADYWHSKINEWQKESLLYIQQERPKYAHKPTIDTAAEGMTQFFVQSFYKETSKKRFIQTIQAAQYTLQTFILAIDEKSAKHD, from the coding sequence ATGACAGTTAGAGAACTCTCTTCTGCATTATACGACGAATGTGGAAAATGCCTGGACCGGTTTTATGAAATGCGTGAAACGGACGCGGTCCCGGATTTTTATGAAGATGTTAAACCATATGCAGATTACTGGCACAGCAAAATAAATGAATGGCAAAAGGAATCGCTGCTGTATATTCAGCAGGAACGGCCGAAGTATGCCCACAAGCCAACAATCGACACAGCGGCGGAAGGCATGACTCAGTTTTTTGTTCAGAGCTTCTATAAAGAGACCAGCAAGAAACGCTTTATTCAGACAATACAGGCGGCACAGTACACGCTCCAGACTTTTATACTGGCCATAGACGAAAAGAGTGCCAAGCATGATTAA